Proteins encoded in a region of the Haloarchaeobius salinus genome:
- a CDS encoding DUF7351 domain-containing protein: MPTEEDDTETDENATLPPTEAFRLLSDGTRLQTLQGLVELTDESGYGSEPVSFSALHAQVETDDSAHFNYHLQELRDQFVEQTEDGYRARYPARKVVRAIRAGTFTERAALADEPIDGTCPQCGDADLRVSYTDEKLHVRCGACETGLTSNDFPPGGFEERSLADVLHAFDRLVRHRVSFAVDGVCPECTAKMEGHVTTDIPTTWGYEALPAFDCVRCDFSVLPSFGMLLLDHPDVVAFHRNRGEDLREPPFWELALCVSDRYTTIESREPWRVTVRVPGEEGELVASVEGADVVDVQVS; the protein is encoded by the coding sequence ATGCCGACCGAGGAAGACGACACCGAAACCGACGAAAACGCCACGCTCCCGCCGACGGAGGCGTTCAGACTCCTGAGCGACGGGACGCGCCTGCAGACGCTCCAGGGGCTCGTCGAGCTCACCGACGAGAGCGGCTACGGGAGCGAGCCGGTGTCGTTCTCGGCACTCCACGCGCAGGTCGAGACCGACGACTCGGCGCACTTCAACTACCACCTGCAGGAGCTTCGCGACCAGTTCGTCGAGCAGACCGAGGACGGCTACCGCGCACGCTACCCGGCCCGGAAGGTCGTCCGCGCCATCAGGGCCGGCACGTTCACCGAACGCGCCGCGCTCGCCGACGAGCCCATCGACGGGACGTGCCCGCAGTGCGGCGACGCCGACCTCCGAGTCTCCTACACCGACGAGAAGCTCCACGTTCGCTGTGGAGCCTGCGAGACGGGCCTGACGAGCAACGACTTCCCGCCGGGCGGCTTCGAGGAACGCTCACTGGCGGACGTGCTGCACGCGTTCGACCGGCTGGTCCGCCACCGCGTCTCCTTCGCGGTGGACGGGGTCTGCCCGGAGTGCACCGCGAAGATGGAGGGTCACGTGACCACCGACATCCCGACGACGTGGGGCTACGAGGCGCTGCCGGCGTTCGACTGCGTGCGCTGTGACTTCTCGGTGCTACCCTCCTTCGGCATGCTGCTGCTCGACCACCCCGACGTGGTGGCGTTCCACCGGAACCGGGGCGAGGATCTGCGCGAGCCGCCGTTCTGGGAGCTGGCGCTCTGCGTGAGCGACCGGTACACGACCATCGAGTCGCGCGAGCCGTGGCGGGTGACCGTCCGGGTGCCGGGGGAGGAGGGGGAGCTGGTCGCCAGCGTCGAGGGGGCCGACGTGGTCGACGTGCAGGTGTCGTAG
- a CDS encoding PspA/IM30 family protein: MGILSRTSYVLKSKINSLLNRAEDPTETLDYSYEQMRDQLQKVKRGIADLTTQKKRLEMQKRRLEEDVEKHNRQAREAVRQDREDLARRALEKKKTKMRQMEELDGQIERLQGTQDQLVEKKETLQQRIEEFRTKKESMKARYEAAEASNRVSEAMTGVGDEMDDVGMAIERAEERTQDMEARAAAMDELYDEGAFDDQLSDKDSIDRELEQLSSSSDVEAELDTLKADMGKGGGSADAESADAGSSDDEVSADLEELEAEMDAAESGGSGDEAVEADLEELEDEENSDA, encoded by the coding sequence ATGGGAATACTATCGCGGACGTCGTACGTCCTCAAGTCGAAGATCAACTCGTTGTTGAACCGGGCCGAGGACCCGACGGAGACGCTCGACTACTCCTACGAGCAGATGCGCGACCAGCTCCAGAAGGTCAAGCGCGGCATCGCCGACCTGACGACACAGAAGAAGCGCCTGGAGATGCAGAAGCGACGCCTCGAGGAGGACGTCGAGAAGCACAACCGGCAGGCCCGCGAGGCCGTCCGGCAGGACCGCGAGGACCTCGCCCGCCGTGCGCTCGAGAAGAAGAAGACGAAGATGCGCCAGATGGAGGAGCTCGACGGCCAGATCGAACGCCTGCAGGGCACGCAGGACCAGCTCGTCGAGAAGAAGGAGACGCTCCAGCAGCGCATCGAGGAGTTCCGCACGAAGAAGGAGTCGATGAAGGCCCGCTACGAGGCCGCCGAGGCGAGCAACCGCGTCTCCGAGGCCATGACCGGCGTCGGCGACGAGATGGACGACGTCGGGATGGCCATCGAGCGCGCCGAGGAGCGCACGCAGGACATGGAGGCCCGCGCGGCCGCCATGGACGAGCTGTACGACGAGGGCGCGTTCGACGACCAGCTCTCCGACAAGGACTCCATCGACCGCGAGCTCGAGCAGCTCAGCTCGTCGAGCGACGTCGAGGCCGAACTCGACACGCTCAAGGCCGACATGGGCAAGGGCGGCGGCTCCGCGGACGCCGAGTCCGCCGACGCCGGGAGCAGCGACGACGAGGTCTCCGCGGACCTCGAGGAGCTCGAGGCCGAGATGGACGCCGCCGAATCCGGTGGCTCCGGCGACGAGGCCGTCGAGGCCGACCTCGAGGAGCTCGAAGACGAGGAGAACTCGGACGCGTAG
- a CDS encoding DUF7411 family protein — MRLGLLYSGGKDSTLAALLCDEFYDVTLVTGHFGVTDDWEHARDAAEAVGFPFERLELDREVAEDAISRMRADGFPRNGIQQVHEHALERLAAQEFDTIADGTRRDDRVPTISRAQAQSLEDRHDVDYVAPLSGFGRNAVDRIVESKLSVTVGPSEEIRRADYEAELRPLLAELDGPDAVSEVFPDHDQTYVTGTD; from the coding sequence ATGCGACTGGGGCTGCTCTACAGCGGTGGCAAGGACTCCACGCTCGCCGCGCTGCTCTGTGACGAGTTCTACGACGTCACCCTCGTCACCGGCCACTTCGGCGTGACCGACGACTGGGAACACGCCCGCGACGCCGCCGAGGCGGTCGGCTTCCCGTTCGAGCGTCTCGAGCTCGACCGCGAGGTCGCCGAGGACGCCATCAGCCGGATGCGTGCCGACGGCTTCCCCCGCAACGGCATCCAGCAGGTCCACGAGCACGCGCTGGAGCGGCTCGCGGCGCAGGAGTTCGATACCATCGCCGACGGAACCCGCCGTGACGACCGCGTGCCGACGATCTCCCGCGCGCAGGCCCAGAGCCTGGAGGACCGCCACGACGTCGACTACGTCGCACCGCTCTCCGGCTTCGGCCGCAACGCCGTCGACAGGATCGTCGAGTCGAAGCTCTCCGTGACGGTCGGGCCGAGCGAGGAGATCCGCCGCGCGGACTACGAGGCAGAGCTCCGGCCGCTGCTCGCCGAGCTCGACGGGCCGGACGCCGTCAGCGAGGTGTTCCCGGACCACGACCAGACGTACGTCACCGGGACGGACTGA
- the gpmI gene encoding 2,3-bisphosphoglycerate-independent phosphoglycerate mutase produces the protein MKTALVILDGWGLNDDPGDHRDAVAAAHTPVFDRISRDGAYGRLSVTGRRVGLPDGQMGNSEVGHLNIGAGRVVMQEYTRIEDAIARWRGEPDAPEDEADGAFDENAAITSAFDHADAHDGRVHLMGLVSDGGVHSAQKHLHALIELAAERGTPAVTHAFTDGRDTPPRSGAGSLADLESVIEEYGTGHVTSVTGRYYAMDRDRNWERTRAAYDAIVDREAEHHAETAVAAVEASYERGDTDEFVAATTVGEHAGLADGDAVLFFNFRSDRARQLTRMLADIEPEDEPVENWPEPPETRVVTMTEYDKTFDLPVAFAPRQPADTLGEVVSNAGLTQLRIAESEKYAHVTYFLNGGREVEFPGESREIIESPDVPTYDESPGMSAKAVTDTAIRYIERDDPDVLVLNYANPDMVGHTGDYRAAVEAVETVDTQLGRLLSVIEAAGGHAVVTADHGNADDMGTEEDPHTAHTYNDVPFVYLSPDGDDGGKRVHEGGSLCDVAPTLLALAGVEQPAAMTGRTLLDDA, from the coding sequence ATGAAGACGGCACTCGTGATCCTCGACGGCTGGGGGCTGAACGACGACCCGGGCGACCACAGGGACGCCGTCGCGGCGGCCCACACGCCGGTGTTCGACCGGATCAGCCGAGACGGGGCGTACGGGCGGCTCTCGGTGACGGGCCGGCGCGTCGGCCTCCCAGACGGGCAGATGGGCAACTCGGAGGTCGGGCACCTGAACATCGGCGCGGGCCGGGTGGTGATGCAGGAGTACACCCGCATCGAGGACGCCATCGCACGCTGGCGCGGGGAGCCGGACGCGCCCGAGGACGAGGCCGACGGCGCGTTCGACGAGAACGCGGCCATCACGTCGGCGTTCGACCACGCGGACGCCCACGACGGCCGGGTGCACCTGATGGGGCTCGTGAGCGACGGCGGCGTCCACTCGGCACAGAAACACCTCCACGCGCTCATCGAGTTGGCCGCGGAGCGCGGGACACCGGCGGTCACCCACGCGTTCACCGACGGGCGGGACACGCCGCCGAGGTCGGGCGCGGGCTCCCTCGCAGACCTCGAATCCGTAATCGAGGAGTACGGGACGGGCCACGTCACCAGCGTCACGGGCCGGTACTACGCGATGGACCGCGACCGGAACTGGGAGCGCACCCGGGCGGCGTACGACGCCATCGTCGACCGCGAGGCCGAGCACCACGCCGAGACGGCGGTGGCTGCCGTCGAGGCGAGCTACGAGCGCGGGGACACCGACGAGTTCGTCGCGGCGACGACGGTCGGCGAGCACGCGGGCCTCGCCGACGGCGACGCCGTGCTGTTCTTCAACTTCCGGTCCGACCGCGCGCGCCAGCTGACCCGCATGCTCGCGGACATCGAACCCGAGGACGAGCCCGTCGAAAACTGGCCGGAGCCACCCGAGACACGAGTCGTGACGATGACGGAGTACGACAAGACGTTCGACCTGCCCGTCGCGTTCGCCCCGCGCCAGCCCGCGGACACGCTGGGCGAGGTCGTCTCCAACGCCGGGCTCACGCAGCTCCGCATCGCCGAATCGGAGAAGTACGCCCACGTCACCTACTTCCTCAACGGCGGGCGCGAGGTGGAGTTCCCCGGCGAGTCCCGCGAGATAATCGAGAGCCCGGACGTGCCGACGTACGACGAGTCGCCCGGGATGAGCGCGAAAGCGGTCACCGACACGGCCATCCGGTACATCGAGCGCGACGACCCGGACGTGCTCGTGCTCAACTACGCGAACCCGGATATGGTCGGCCACACGGGCGACTACCGGGCGGCCGTCGAGGCCGTCGAGACGGTCGACACCCAGCTCGGCAGACTCCTGTCGGTGATCGAGGCCGCGGGTGGGCACGCGGTCGTGACCGCCGACCACGGCAACGCGGACGACATGGGCACCGAAGAAGATCCACACACCGCCCACACCTACAACGACGTCCCGTTCGTCTACCTCTCGCCCGACGGCGACGACGGCGGGAAGCGGGTCCACGAGGGCGGCTCGCTCTGTGACGTCGCACCCACGCTGCTCGCACTGGCCGGGGTCGAGCAGCCGGCCGCGATGACCGGCCGAACGCTGCTGGACGACGCCTGA
- the katG gene encoding catalase/peroxidase HPI has product MSKTNQEWWPEMLNVDILDQNARDLGPEDEEFDYAEAFESLDLDEVKADIEDVMTDSRDWWPADYGHYGPLMIRMAWHSAGTYRTVDGRGGAGGGRQRFPPLDSWPDNANLDKARRLLWPVKQKYGRKLSWADLLVLSGNVALESMGFETFGFGGGREDAWKSDDAIDWGPEEEMETWDRFDEEDFLQEPLGASVMGLIYVNPEGPEGEPDPEWSADRIRQTFSRMAMNDEETAALIAGGHTFGKVHGAEDPADKHGSPPADAPIEQQGLGWQVEGADGPVKGSEMITSGIEGPWTQSPISWDMGYLDNLLDYEWEPHKGPGGAWQWKPVDEELVDTVPSAHDPSETDTPMMLTTDVALKRDPEYLEIIERFQENPDEFQEAFAKAWYKLIHRDMGPPGRLLGPEVPDEEMLWQDPIPDADYEPVGDEEVAKLTEELLDSDLSTSQLVKTAWAAASTYRDSDKRGGANGARIRLEPQRSWEVNEPEELETVLGTLEEIRTEFNESRSDGTRVSLADLVVLGGNVAVEQAAADAGYDVEVPFEPGRVDASQEQTDVESFEALKPEADGFRNYVADEAERDPEDILVDRSELLNLTVPEMTVLVGGMRSLGANYGDTDLGVFTDEPGTLTNDFFVTLLGEDTDWEPVSDERREFEGYDRETGELAYEASRVDLVFGSNARLRAVSEFYGADDAEEQFVEDFVEAWSKVMQLDRFDLE; this is encoded by the coding sequence ATGAGTAAGACCAACCAGGAATGGTGGCCGGAGATGCTCAACGTGGACATCCTCGACCAGAACGCCCGCGACCTCGGGCCGGAGGACGAGGAGTTCGACTACGCGGAGGCGTTCGAATCGCTCGACCTCGACGAGGTGAAAGCCGACATCGAGGACGTGATGACCGACTCCAGGGACTGGTGGCCCGCCGACTACGGACACTACGGACCACTGATGATCCGGATGGCCTGGCACAGCGCCGGGACGTACCGAACCGTCGACGGCCGCGGCGGCGCGGGCGGCGGCCGACAGCGCTTCCCGCCGCTCGACAGCTGGCCGGACAACGCCAACCTCGACAAGGCGCGGCGACTGCTCTGGCCGGTCAAGCAGAAGTACGGCCGGAAGCTCTCGTGGGCCGACCTGCTCGTGCTCTCGGGCAACGTCGCCCTGGAGTCCATGGGCTTCGAGACGTTCGGCTTCGGCGGCGGCCGCGAGGACGCCTGGAAGTCCGACGACGCCATCGACTGGGGTCCCGAGGAGGAGATGGAGACCTGGGACCGCTTCGACGAGGAGGACTTCCTGCAGGAGCCCCTCGGTGCGTCGGTCATGGGCCTCATCTACGTCAACCCCGAGGGCCCCGAGGGCGAGCCCGACCCCGAGTGGTCCGCTGACCGCATCCGCCAGACGTTCAGCCGGATGGCGATGAACGACGAGGAGACCGCCGCCCTCATCGCCGGCGGCCACACCTTCGGGAAGGTCCACGGTGCCGAGGACCCCGCGGACAAGCACGGGTCCCCGCCCGCGGACGCCCCCATCGAGCAGCAGGGACTCGGCTGGCAGGTCGAGGGTGCCGACGGTCCCGTCAAGGGGAGCGAGATGATCACCAGCGGCATCGAGGGCCCCTGGACGCAGAGCCCCATCTCCTGGGACATGGGCTACCTCGACAACCTCCTCGACTACGAGTGGGAGCCCCACAAGGGCCCCGGTGGTGCGTGGCAGTGGAAGCCGGTGGACGAGGAACTGGTGGACACCGTCCCGTCCGCCCACGACCCGTCGGAGACGGACACGCCGATGATGCTGACGACGGACGTCGCCCTCAAGCGGGACCCGGAGTACCTGGAGATCATCGAGCGCTTCCAGGAGAACCCCGACGAGTTCCAGGAGGCGTTCGCGAAGGCCTGGTACAAGCTCATCCACCGCGACATGGGCCCGCCGGGACGGCTGCTCGGCCCGGAGGTCCCGGACGAGGAGATGCTGTGGCAGGACCCAATCCCGGACGCCGACTACGAACCCGTCGGTGACGAGGAGGTCGCAAAGCTCACGGAGGAGCTCCTCGACTCGGACCTCTCCACCTCGCAGCTGGTCAAGACCGCCTGGGCGGCGGCGTCGACGTACCGCGACAGCGACAAGCGCGGCGGCGCGAACGGCGCGCGCATCCGCCTCGAACCCCAGCGGAGCTGGGAGGTCAACGAGCCCGAGGAGCTCGAGACCGTGCTGGGGACCCTCGAGGAGATCCGGACGGAGTTCAACGAGTCGCGCTCGGACGGGACGCGCGTCTCGCTGGCCGACCTCGTCGTGCTCGGTGGCAACGTCGCGGTCGAGCAGGCGGCGGCCGACGCCGGCTACGACGTCGAGGTGCCGTTCGAGCCGGGCCGCGTGGACGCCAGCCAGGAGCAGACCGACGTCGAGTCGTTCGAGGCGCTCAAGCCGGAGGCCGACGGCTTCCGGAACTACGTCGCCGACGAGGCCGAGCGCGACCCGGAGGACATCCTGGTCGACCGGTCCGAGCTGCTGAACCTGACGGTGCCCGAGATGACGGTGCTCGTCGGCGGCATGCGCTCGCTCGGCGCGAACTACGGCGACACCGACCTCGGCGTGTTCACCGACGAGCCGGGGACGCTGACCAACGACTTCTTCGTCACCCTGCTGGGCGAGGACACGGATTGGGAGCCCGTCTCCGATGAGCGCCGGGAGTTCGAGGGCTACGACCGCGAGACGGGCGAGCTGGCGTACGAGGCCAGCCGCGTGGACCTCGTCTTCGGGTCGAACGCCCGGCTCCGGGCCGTCTCGGAGTTCTACGGTGCCGACGATGCCGAGGAGCAGTTCGTCGAGGACTTCGTCGAGGCGTGGAGCAAGGTCATGCAGCTCGACCGCTTCGACCTCGAGTGA
- a CDS encoding 30S ribosomal protein S19e: MTTMYDVPADDLIEAVAAELEDRLDEPDWLEFSKTGVDRELPPEQENFWAIRSASLLRKVADTGPVGVDRLSTEYGGSKNGSTRYRVATAHRTNGSKKVIRVALQQLEEEDLVETADGEGRRITAEGRSFLDNIAADVMEELDRPELERYA; encoded by the coding sequence ATGACGACGATGTACGACGTTCCGGCCGACGACCTCATCGAGGCCGTCGCCGCCGAACTCGAGGATCGACTCGACGAGCCCGACTGGCTCGAATTCAGCAAGACAGGCGTCGACCGCGAGCTCCCGCCGGAGCAGGAGAACTTCTGGGCCATCCGTTCGGCCTCGCTCCTCCGCAAGGTCGCCGACACCGGCCCCGTCGGTGTCGACCGTCTCTCCACCGAGTACGGTGGCTCGAAGAACGGTTCGACGCGCTACCGCGTCGCCACCGCCCACCGCACCAACGGCTCGAAGAAGGTCATCCGCGTCGCCCTCCAGCAGCTGGAGGAGGAGGACCTCGTCGAGACCGCCGACGGCGAGGGACGTCGTATCACCGCCGAGGGACGCAGCTTCCTCGACAACATCGCCGCCGACGTGATGGAAGAGCTCGACCGGCCGGAGCTCGAGCGCTACGCCTGA
- a CDS encoding pyridoxamine 5'-phosphate oxidase family protein, protein MDDNSPVTMSAEDRDAFLGTGGTGVLSLSTDESDAPHAIPVSYGYDPVESTFYFRLAVGKDREKGEVDGRAATFVVHGHDGEDGEGDWQSVVARGTLTDIGRDEVATESLAALDRVDIPLVDIFGAPTSDVSFQFVRLVPDDLSARVESPTPR, encoded by the coding sequence ATGGACGACAACAGCCCCGTGACGATGTCCGCGGAGGACCGGGACGCGTTCCTCGGTACCGGCGGGACCGGCGTGCTATCGCTCTCGACGGACGAGTCCGACGCACCGCACGCGATCCCCGTCTCCTACGGCTACGACCCCGTCGAGTCCACGTTCTACTTCCGGCTGGCCGTCGGGAAGGACCGCGAGAAGGGCGAGGTGGACGGCCGCGCCGCGACGTTCGTCGTGCACGGACACGACGGCGAGGACGGCGAGGGCGACTGGCAGAGCGTCGTCGCGAGGGGGACCCTGACGGACATCGGGCGCGACGAGGTCGCGACCGAGAGCCTGGCGGCGCTCGACCGCGTCGACATCCCGCTCGTCGACATCTTCGGCGCGCCGACGAGCGACGTGTCCTTCCAGTTCGTCCGTCTGGTCCCCGACGACCTGTCCGCCCGCGTGGAGAGTCCGACACCCCGCTGA
- a CDS encoding DNA-binding protein: protein MSGSPDDDELEELREKKMEQLREQQGGGTDTEAQDAMREQAEAQKQALLRQYLTDGARKRLNSVKMSKPDFAEQVEQQVVALARSGRIQGQIDEEKMKDLLRELKPDSQSFDIRRR from the coding sequence ATGAGCGGCAGTCCCGACGACGACGAACTCGAGGAACTTCGCGAGAAGAAGATGGAACAGCTGCGCGAACAGCAGGGCGGCGGCACCGACACCGAAGCCCAGGACGCCATGCGCGAGCAGGCCGAGGCACAGAAGCAGGCGCTCCTCCGGCAGTACCTCACCGACGGTGCCCGCAAGCGACTCAACTCCGTCAAGATGTCCAAACCCGACTTCGCCGAGCAGGTCGAACAGCAGGTCGTCGCCCTCGCACGGTCTGGCCGTATCCAGGGCCAGATCGACGAGGAGAAGATGAAGGACCTGCTCCGCGAACTCAAGCCCGACTCCCAGAGCTTCGACATCCGCCGGCGCTGA
- a CDS encoding MFS transporter, whose amino-acid sequence MSRPVLLSASALPSGPVAKYYLYKLTATAGLTVPVWVLFLRAQHLTYTEIMLLDAIWWVGLTAGEIPTGYVGDRIGWRNSLVAGNVLRAAAVVVMGLVSTFAAFAAVYLLWALGSTLMSGSTDAWLYETLDRRGDVDTFAHCRGRGQSLTLGMGALAAVVGGYLGTVSFRLPFLLTGVLWAVGAVVLATMPVVEVEDDDRLTVLEAMPVLRERLLSVELRGVVLWVAVVLAVVSATGRLTQPVAVDLGVPAAWLGWLYAGFTVFAAVASDGSAWLRDRFGFDGWLVLAPAVLGGLLALVWLAPVVALPAFVLLRVVRSPTETLANEYVNDRVATAGRATTLSGVSMVNAVVAIPFGVALGAVADLSPYLALAGIGTLLLVLVGVVGLGGLLATAETEPHPAD is encoded by the coding sequence GTGAGCCGCCCAGTCCTCCTCTCCGCTTCGGCCCTCCCCTCCGGCCCCGTGGCGAAGTACTACCTGTACAAGCTGACGGCGACGGCCGGGCTCACGGTCCCCGTCTGGGTGCTGTTCCTGCGTGCCCAGCACCTGACCTACACGGAGATCATGCTGCTGGACGCCATCTGGTGGGTCGGCCTGACCGCGGGCGAGATCCCGACGGGCTACGTCGGTGACCGGATCGGCTGGCGGAACAGCCTCGTAGCCGGGAACGTGCTGCGTGCGGCCGCCGTCGTGGTGATGGGCCTGGTCTCGACGTTCGCGGCGTTCGCCGCCGTCTACCTGCTCTGGGCGCTGGGCTCGACGCTCATGTCCGGGAGCACGGACGCCTGGCTGTACGAGACGCTGGACCGGCGAGGCGACGTCGACACGTTCGCGCACTGCCGGGGACGCGGGCAGTCGCTGACGCTGGGGATGGGCGCGCTGGCTGCCGTCGTGGGCGGCTACCTCGGCACGGTGAGCTTCCGGCTCCCGTTCCTGCTGACGGGCGTGCTGTGGGCCGTCGGCGCGGTCGTGCTGGCGACGATGCCCGTCGTGGAGGTGGAGGACGACGACCGGCTGACCGTACTCGAGGCGATGCCGGTGCTGCGCGAGCGCCTGCTCTCGGTCGAACTCCGCGGTGTCGTGCTCTGGGTCGCGGTCGTGCTCGCGGTCGTGAGCGCGACGGGGCGGCTCACCCAGCCCGTCGCGGTCGACCTCGGCGTGCCGGCGGCGTGGCTCGGCTGGCTCTACGCCGGCTTCACCGTGTTCGCGGCGGTCGCGAGCGACGGGTCCGCGTGGCTCCGGGACCGCTTCGGCTTCGACGGCTGGCTCGTCCTCGCGCCGGCCGTCCTCGGCGGGTTGCTCGCGCTGGTCTGGCTGGCTCCCGTCGTCGCGCTCCCCGCGTTCGTGCTGCTCCGGGTGGTCCGGTCGCCGACGGAGACGCTCGCCAACGAGTACGTCAACGACCGCGTGGCGACGGCCGGCCGAGCGACGACGCTCTCGGGCGTCTCGATGGTCAACGCGGTCGTCGCGATCCCGTTCGGTGTCGCGCTCGGCGCGGTGGCGGACCTGTCGCCGTACCTCGCGCTGGCGGGTATCGGCACGCTGCTGCTCGTGCTCGTGGGCGTGGTCGGCCTCGGCGGGCTCCTCGCCACAGCCGAGACGGAGCCGCACCCGGCGGACTGA
- a CDS encoding lysylphosphatidylglycerol synthase transmembrane domain-containing protein — MAGDWDYRAIVAGFVGALVVLAVVLWVVGVGEILAQLATVDLRFAAVLPVFALGWLFCWGLALRSVLGTLGIQLSVAKAFLVFLAATFVNNITPFGQAGGEPFTALLIARVSESEYETGLAAIASVDAVNFVPSIAIAFVAVSYYAVTVAVTDRLVDVALVMVGLTLVVAVTAALAWRYRYGLESRAVRVVSPVVRRIGHAVPRVTPPKPRAIRRRIENFFATIERVAGDRRAMATTLAFSTAGWLMLVTCLWLSFFALGLRDPNLLAAAMLGVPLGALASVTPLPGGLGGIEAVLLMVLPTVTGVGAATVGAVILVHRVASYWIPMLVGGGATAALGTAQQG; from the coding sequence ATGGCTGGAGACTGGGACTACCGCGCCATCGTGGCCGGCTTCGTGGGTGCGCTGGTCGTCCTCGCCGTCGTGCTCTGGGTCGTCGGCGTCGGGGAGATCCTCGCCCAGCTCGCAACCGTCGACCTGCGCTTTGCGGCGGTCCTGCCGGTGTTCGCACTCGGCTGGCTGTTCTGCTGGGGGCTCGCGCTCCGGTCCGTGCTGGGGACACTCGGTATCCAGCTGTCGGTGGCGAAGGCGTTCCTCGTCTTCCTGGCGGCGACGTTCGTCAACAACATCACGCCGTTCGGACAGGCGGGCGGCGAGCCGTTCACCGCGCTCCTCATCGCCCGCGTCTCCGAGAGCGAGTACGAGACGGGGCTGGCGGCCATCGCGAGCGTCGACGCCGTCAACTTCGTCCCCTCCATCGCCATCGCGTTCGTCGCGGTGAGCTACTACGCGGTGACCGTGGCGGTGACCGACCGGCTGGTCGACGTGGCGCTGGTGATGGTCGGGCTGACGCTCGTCGTGGCCGTCACGGCGGCGCTGGCGTGGCGCTACCGGTACGGGCTCGAGTCGCGTGCGGTCCGCGTGGTCTCACCGGTGGTCCGCCGAATCGGACACGCCGTCCCCCGGGTGACCCCGCCGAAGCCGCGGGCCATCCGTCGGCGCATCGAGAACTTCTTCGCGACCATCGAGCGCGTCGCAGGGGACCGGCGCGCGATGGCGACGACGCTCGCCTTCTCGACCGCCGGCTGGCTCATGCTCGTCACCTGTCTCTGGCTCTCCTTTTTCGCACTCGGGCTCCGGGACCCGAACCTGCTCGCGGCCGCGATGCTCGGGGTGCCACTCGGCGCGCTCGCCAGCGTCACCCCGTTGCCGGGCGGGCTCGGCGGCATCGAGGCCGTGCTGCTGATGGTGCTCCCGACGGTCACCGGCGTCGGCGCGGCGACCGTCGGCGCGGTCATCCTCGTCCACCGGGTCGCCTCGTACTGGATCCCGATGCTCGTCGGCGGCGGTGCCACGGCCGCCCTCGGCACGGCCCAACAGGGTTGA
- a CDS encoding transcriptional regulator TbsP domain-containing protein, with product MWVPVIAVGLCGLLGVGLVQLWRGRLTASDGRDQLLSDARFRTPDEPVGRDAAANLAIVALELIALGLAAVLVGYLLVETALSPALKLLFAATYGVAAMLIARAAYVRLGLPVPGRAAVDDQATLDALTASIAESLGDPTAEEFEALYAAMATTRGDGPGPDVVTVALVAAARADMDVATVEYWAATNGIASPATVANHRDELAAAGVLAADRFALARPEFRDAPAADVASVTTTLVS from the coding sequence ATGTGGGTTCCGGTCATCGCGGTGGGCCTCTGCGGGCTGCTCGGCGTCGGCCTCGTCCAGCTCTGGCGCGGCCGACTCACGGCCAGCGACGGACGGGACCAGCTCCTGTCCGACGCCCGGTTCCGGACGCCCGACGAGCCGGTCGGGCGCGACGCCGCGGCCAACCTCGCCATCGTCGCGCTCGAACTCATCGCCCTCGGGCTGGCCGCCGTGCTGGTCGGCTACCTCCTGGTCGAGACCGCGCTCTCGCCGGCACTGAAGCTCCTCTTCGCCGCCACCTACGGCGTCGCGGCGATGCTCATCGCCCGCGCGGCCTACGTCCGCCTCGGACTGCCGGTGCCCGGTCGGGCCGCCGTCGACGACCAGGCGACTCTCGACGCCCTCACCGCCTCCATCGCGGAGAGCCTCGGCGACCCGACCGCCGAGGAGTTCGAGGCCCTCTACGCCGCGATGGCGACCACCCGCGGCGACGGGCCCGGCCCCGACGTGGTCACGGTCGCCCTCGTCGCCGCCGCCCGCGCCGACATGGACGTCGCCACCGTCGAGTACTGGGCCGCGACCAACGGCATCGCGAGCCCCGCGACGGTCGCGAACCACCGCGACGAGCTCGCCGCCGCCGGCGTCCTCGCGGCCGACCGGTTCGCGCTCGCCCGCCCCGAGTTCCGGGACGCACCCGCGGCCGACGTGGCGTCCGTGACGACGACGCTCGTGAGCTGA